In one Mycobacterium senriense genomic region, the following are encoded:
- a CDS encoding non-ribosomal peptide synthetase, producing the protein MVLIVEPCGRSTNPDAQAYPLTRGQLDIWLSQETGQLGTEWQLGLFAKIEGAVDREALEWAIRRAVQEAEPSRAAIFEVDGQVFQRAMDYPDVELPFYDLSGSRDPVQKAHELASSIQRTPMPFTGPLFKFALFQTRPDEYYWFVCSHHIIIDGTGIALVGRRIATIYSAIVSGAPIPPRFFGSLEDLVDCESEYEASSDYLEDQAYWSENLPQESSPDYRLPQAARERDSYWPSAPVQLDPLVLGRIKELSKRLGIRRSSVLTAACALLVGAFDADGSEVVFNFPVSRRVGPASKLLPGMVAGVVPLVLTASPEFLVADFCKHVDSRIREAVKHQRFPVHLLENDGDVRGLTQATNRVVLNFVPARLTLDLAGVPATATYTTFGPIGHFGLLFYGFGDEQLFSTAGAGQPFSSFDVSDLARRLQQLLVAMAADPTRSLSSVDVLSAGERARLDGWGNRSVLTQPAPPPVSIPVLFAEQVARAPEAGAVTFEGRSMTYWELEEAANRLAHLLIGHGVGAGQRVALLLERSSSAIVAMLAVLKTGAAYLAIDPALPAARIGFMLTDAAPIAAITSAELRPRLDGHDVVVIDVNDEAVEAQPSTAVSVPAPDDIAYLIYTSGTTGVPKGVAVTHRNLTHLADSQPSDLPPAQVWTQCHSYAFDFSVWEIWAALLTGARLVVVPDSVVGSPDEFHALLVGERVNVLTQTPSAVGTLSPEGLESVALLLGGEACPAEVVDRWAPGRVVINAYGPTEATVYASMSALAAGSGTPPIGAPVSTAALFVLDGWLRPVPVGVVGELYVAGVGVGVGYISRAELTGSRFVACPFGLPGARMYRTGDLVCWGADGQLQYLGRADEQVKIRGYRIELGEVRAALAGLNGVEQAVVTAREDRPGDKRLVGYVIGTADPAELRLQLAERLPEYMVPAAVVVLDALPLTVNGKLDTRALPAPEYTVGAYRAPETPTEEILAGIYAQVLGLERVGVDDSFFDLGGDSLSAMRLVGAINASLDAGLAVRTVFEAPTVTQLALRVGADGTGLEPLVAVERPAVVPLSFAQNRLWFIDQLQGPSPIYNMAAALRLGGRLDADVLGAALGDVVGRHESLRTLFAAPEGIPQQVVIPAGRADFGWDVVDATGWSATQLEEAIEAAARHPFDLATEIPLRARLFRVTGDEHVLVAVVHHIAADGLSITPLVADLGVAYASRCAGLAPDWPA; encoded by the coding sequence GTGGTTTTGATCGTTGAACCGTGCGGGCGGTCGACAAATCCCGATGCCCAGGCATATCCGCTGACGCGGGGCCAGCTCGACATTTGGCTTTCGCAGGAAACGGGCCAGCTCGGTACGGAGTGGCAGCTCGGCCTGTTCGCCAAAATCGAGGGCGCGGTAGACCGTGAGGCCCTCGAATGGGCGATTCGGCGGGCGGTGCAGGAGGCCGAACCGAGCAGGGCCGCCATCTTCGAGGTGGATGGCCAGGTTTTTCAACGGGCGATGGACTATCCGGATGTCGAGCTGCCCTTCTATGACCTGAGCGGTTCGCGGGATCCCGTGCAGAAAGCCCACGAACTCGCGTCCTCGATCCAACGCACGCCCATGCCGTTCACCGGCCCCCTGTTCAAATTTGCATTATTCCAGACACGGCCCGACGAATATTACTGGTTCGTATGCAGCCACCACATAATCATAGACGGAACCGGCATTGCCCTGGTAGGCCGTCGGATTGCAACTATTTACTCTGCCATTGTCTCCGGCGCCCCGATTCCACCTCGATTTTTTGGCTCTTTAGAGGACTTGGTTGACTGCGAGTCAGAGTACGAAGCGTCCAGCGATTATTTGGAAGATCAGGCCTATTGGAGCGAGAACCTTCCGCAGGAAAGCAGCCCGGATTATCGGTTGCCTCAGGCCGCGAGGGAGCGGGATTCGTATTGGCCGTCGGCGCCGGTTCAATTGGATCCACTCGTCCTCGGCCGAATCAAAGAGCTATCCAAGAGGTTGGGTATCCGTCGATCATCGGTCCTCACTGCGGCGTGCGCACTTCTGGTGGGTGCGTTCGACGCTGACGGTTCAGAGGTAGTGTTCAACTTCCCGGTCAGCAGGCGAGTAGGTCCCGCGTCAAAGCTGCTTCCTGGGATGGTGGCCGGGGTGGTACCGCTGGTCTTGACAGCGTCGCCGGAATTTTTGGTGGCCGATTTCTGTAAACACGTTGACTCACGAATACGAGAAGCGGTGAAACATCAGCGGTTTCCGGTGCATCTTCTCGAGAATGACGGTGATGTTCGCGGCCTCACGCAGGCGACAAATCGGGTAGTTCTTAATTTCGTGCCGGCCAGACTGACCCTGGATCTTGCCGGTGTTCCGGCAACAGCGACCTATACCACTTTTGGCCCGATAGGTCACTTCGGGCTGTTGTTCTATGGATTCGGTGATGAGCAGCTTTTCAGCACGGCCGGCGCCGGGCAGCCTTTTTCGAGTTTTGACGTCTCGGATTTAGCCAGGCGGTTGCAGCAGCTGTTGGTGGCGATGGCCGCTGATCCGACACGGTCGTTGTCGTCGGTGGATGTGCTTAGTGCTGGTGAGCGCGCCCGGCTAGATGGGTGGGGCAATCGGTCGGTGTTGACCCAACCCGCACCACCGCCGGTGTCGATCCCGGTGCTGTTCGCTGAACAGGTGGCCCGTGCCCCAGAGGCTGGGGCGGTGACTTTCGAGGGCCGCTCGATGACCTATTGGGAACTCGAGGAAGCGGCTAACCGGTTGGCGCACTTGCTGATCGGCCATGGGGTGGGTGCGGGGCAACGGGTAGCGTTGCTGTTGGAACGTTCATCCTCGGCCATCGTCGCGATGCTGGCGGTGCTGAAGACCGGGGCGGCTTACCTGGCGATTGACCCGGCGTTGCCGGCGGCGCGGATCGGGTTCATGCTCACCGATGCCGCGCCGATCGCCGCGATCACCTCCGCGGAGCTGCGCCCGCGGCTGGACGGGCATGACGTAGTGGTCATCGATGTCAACGACGAGGCTGTCGAAGCGCAACCCAGCACTGCGGTCTCGGTGCCGGCCCCTGACGACATTGCTTACCTCATTTACACCTCGGGCACGACAGGTGTCCCCAAGGGAGTGGCGGTCACCCACCGCAACCTGACCCATCTGGCGGACTCGCAGCCCTCAGACCTGCCGCCGGCGCAGGTGTGGACGCAGTGCCATTCCTATGCTTTCGACTTCTCGGTGTGGGAGATTTGGGCCGCGCTGCTCACCGGTGCCCGGTTGGTGGTCGTGCCCGACTCGGTGGTCGGCTCCCCGGATGAGTTCCACGCCCTGCTGGTCGGTGAACGGGTCAATGTGTTGACCCAGACCCCTTCTGCGGTGGGGACGTTGTCGCCGGAGGGGTTGGAGTCGGTGGCGTTGCTGCTCGGCGGTGAGGCGTGTCCGGCCGAGGTGGTGGATCGGTGGGCGCCGGGGCGGGTGGTGATCAATGCCTATGGCCCGACCGAGGCCACGGTGTATGCGTCGATGAGTGCATTGGCGGCGGGATCGGGGACGCCGCCGATCGGTGCGCCGGTGTCGACTGCGGCGTTGTTTGTGCTGGATGGTTGGTTGCGGCCGGTGCCGGTCGGTGTCGTCGGCGAGTTGTATGTGGCGGGTGTCGGCGTCGGGGTTGGGTACATCAGCAGGGCCGAGTTGACCGGATCGCGGTTCGTAGCCTGTCCCTTCGGGTTGCCGGGCGCGCGGATGTATCGCACCGGGGATCTGGTGTGTTGGGGTGCTGATGGGCAGCTGCAGTATCTGGGCCGTGCCGACGAGCAGGTGAAGATCCGTGGCTATCGCATCGAGCTCGGTGAGGTGCGTGCGGCGCTGGCCGGGCTGAACGGGGTGGAGCAGGCGGTGGTGACCGCCCGTGAGGACCGCCCGGGCGATAAGCGGCTGGTGGGCTATGTCATCGGGACCGCCGATCCGGCCGAGCTGCGTCTCCAGCTGGCCGAGCGGTTGCCGGAGTATATGGTGCCGGCCGCGGTGGTGGTGTTGGACGCGCTGCCGTTGACGGTCAACGGCAAACTCGATACCCGCGCGTTGCCGGCACCCGAGTACACCGTCGGTGCGTACCGGGCCCCGGAAACACCCACCGAGGAGATCCTGGCCGGCATCTACGCCCAGGTACTCGGGCTCGAACGGGTCGGTGTCGACGACTCCTTTTTCGACTTGGGTGGGGATTCGCTGTCGGCGATGCGCCTGGTCGGCGCGATCAACGCGAGTCTGGACGCCGGTCTTGCGGTGCGCACCGTGTTCGAGGCGCCCACGGTTACCCAGCTGGCGCTGCGGGTCGGTGCCGATGGGACTGGGCTGGAGCCGTTGGTGGCCGTCGAGCGGCCCGCGGTGGTGCCGTTGTCGTTTGCCCAGAACCGGTTGTGGTTCATCGACCAGTTGCAGGGGCCTTCACCGATCTACAACATGGCGGCGGCGTTGCGGCTGGGCGGGCGCCTGGATGCCGACGTGTTGGGTGCGGCGCTGGGCGATGTGGTGGGCCGCCACGAGAGCCTGCGCACCCTGTTTGCGGCGCCCGAGGGTATACCCCAGCAGGTGGTGATCCCCGCCGGGCGGGCCGACTTTGGTTGGGACGTCGTTGATGCCACCGGATGGTCGGCAACACAGCTAGAGGAGGCCATCGAAGCGGCGGCGCGTCACCCGTTTGACTTGGCGACCGAAATCCCGTTGCGGGCACGGCTTTTCCGCGTCACCGGCGACGAGCATGTGTTGGTGGCCGTGGTGCACCATATCGCCGCCGACGGCTTGTCGATCACCCCGCTGGTGGCTGATCTGGGGGTGGCCTATGCCAGCCGGTGTGCGGGGCTGGCTCCCGACTGGCCGGC
- a CDS encoding MbtH family protein, protein MSTNPFDDDNGSFFVLINDEEQHSLWPAFADIPAGWQRVYGEADRAACLEYIEQNWADIRPKSLRERLAGRGFDR, encoded by the coding sequence GTGAGTACCAACCCGTTCGATGATGACAATGGCAGCTTCTTCGTCTTGATCAACGACGAAGAGCAACACAGCCTGTGGCCGGCGTTCGCCGACATTCCAGCCGGGTGGCAGAGGGTTTACGGCGAAGCGGATCGCGCTGCATGCCTGGAGTACATCGAACAGAACTGGGCTGACATCCGTCCGAAGAGTCTGCGCGAGAGGCTGGCAGGTCGTGGTTTTGATCGTTGA
- a CDS encoding MFS transporter — translation MSSEPTTLHHAKRHVPAFLRSRRFAVIVAIGGMQLMVAMDGPVAIFALPRIQNELGLSDAGRSWVITAYMLTFGGLMLLGGRLGDTVGRKRAFILGVALFTFASTLCGIAWDGRTLISARLLHGAAAAIIAPTNLALIATTFPKGSTRNAATAVLGAMTGLGGVLGLVVGGALTDVSWRLAFLVNVPIGLAVIYLAVITRQETQKERMKLDATGAVLATLACTAAVFGLSMGPEVGWRSAITIGSGLVALAAFVAFVVVERTAENPIVPFNLFFDRNRLAAFAATFLAGGVFFTLTVLVGLYVQTIMGYSPLHAGIAFIPFGIGVAIGVGVASKLVMSFPPRVVVIASGSLILVATLYGATLNARIPYFPNLVLPLLIGATGIGAIFVPLTLSVIASVGSDRIGPTSAISVMLQTLGGPLVLVIVQAAVTSRTLSLGGTVGPVKSMNSAQLHALDRGYTYGMLWLAGVVVLLNVVALLIGYTAAQVAHAQEVKKAIDAGEL, via the coding sequence ATGTCTAGCGAACCGACCACGCTCCATCATGCGAAGAGACACGTTCCGGCTTTCCTGCGGTCTCGCCGGTTCGCCGTAATCGTCGCGATCGGCGGTATGCAGCTGATGGTGGCGATGGACGGCCCCGTCGCGATCTTCGCGCTGCCCAGGATCCAGAACGAGCTCGGCCTGTCGGATGCCGGGCGAAGCTGGGTGATTACCGCCTACATGCTGACCTTTGGTGGCCTGATGCTGCTGGGTGGCCGCCTGGGAGACACTGTCGGCCGCAAGCGGGCTTTCATCCTCGGGGTCGCGCTGTTCACCTTCGCCTCGACCTTGTGCGGCATCGCCTGGGACGGAAGGACGTTGATATCGGCACGGCTGCTGCACGGCGCGGCCGCCGCGATCATCGCACCGACTAATTTGGCGCTGATAGCGACCACGTTCCCGAAGGGGTCGACGCGCAATGCGGCGACGGCGGTGCTCGGCGCGATGACCGGTCTCGGCGGGGTGCTGGGCCTGGTGGTCGGCGGGGCGCTCACCGACGTGTCGTGGCGGCTGGCGTTTTTGGTGAACGTACCGATCGGGCTGGCGGTTATCTACCTGGCCGTCATCACGCGGCAGGAAACACAGAAGGAGCGGATGAAGCTCGACGCCACCGGGGCTGTATTGGCCACGTTGGCCTGTACCGCCGCCGTGTTCGGTCTCTCGATGGGCCCGGAGGTGGGGTGGCGGTCGGCCATCACGATCGGTTCGGGCTTGGTGGCTCTGGCCGCTTTCGTGGCGTTCGTCGTGGTGGAGCGCACCGCGGAGAACCCCATCGTGCCGTTCAACCTGTTCTTCGACCGCAACCGGCTGGCCGCGTTCGCGGCTACGTTCCTTGCCGGTGGAGTGTTTTTCACCCTGACCGTGCTGGTCGGTCTCTACGTGCAAACCATCATGGGCTACAGTCCGCTGCACGCTGGCATCGCTTTCATCCCGTTCGGCATCGGGGTGGCCATCGGGGTGGGCGTGGCGTCGAAGCTGGTGATGTCGTTCCCGCCGCGAGTGGTGGTGATCGCCAGCGGCAGCCTGATTTTGGTCGCGACGCTGTACGGCGCGACACTCAACGCCAGGATCCCGTACTTCCCGAATCTTGTTTTGCCGCTCCTCATCGGTGCTACTGGTATCGGCGCGATCTTCGTCCCGCTCACGCTATCGGTGATCGCCAGCGTCGGCTCCGACCGCATCGGGCCCACATCGGCGATTTCAGTGATGCTGCAGACCTTGGGCGGCCCGCTGGTTCTGGTCATCGTCCAGGCCGCCGTAACGTCGCGCACACTATCCCTGGGCGGCACTGTTGGTCCGGTGAAGTCCATGAACTCCGCTCAGTTGCATGCGCTGGACCGCGGCTACACCTACGGAATGCTGTGGCTGGCTGGGGTAGTCGTGCTGCTCAACGTGGTGGCGCTGCTGATCGGGTACACCGCCGCGCAGGTGGCCCACGCGCAGGAAGTCAAGAAAGCCATCGACGCCGGGGAGCTGTAG
- a CDS encoding aspartyl/asparaginyl beta-hydroxylase domain-containing protein yields MDITLREGLGSMQKIEKDLFGRVVESETQQQQGFLLRTRIWLYQFIQNMFFKFENFIGRASTYGDHEFFDPQDFPWVGAVEADWSKVRAELDALLPYAADLPAFQELQPAQKALTQDDGWKTFFFYAYGLKARGNCRRCPETTKLLKQMPGMKTAFFSILAPGKHLPPHRGPWKGVLRLHLGLLIPEPAEMCAIRVGSQTRNWQEGKVMIFDDTFEHEAWNRTDGVRVILFVDIMRPMRFPANIINSVFTSVIAMPFVPLTGLAGNYLRWEKRFEALVNQGAPAK; encoded by the coding sequence ATGGACATCACACTCAGAGAGGGGCTAGGCTCCATGCAAAAAATCGAAAAGGATTTGTTCGGTCGCGTTGTGGAGAGCGAGACGCAACAGCAGCAAGGATTCTTGTTGCGAACGCGCATCTGGCTCTACCAATTCATACAAAACATGTTCTTTAAATTTGAAAACTTCATTGGCCGTGCCTCGACGTACGGCGACCACGAGTTTTTCGACCCCCAGGACTTTCCCTGGGTTGGGGCGGTCGAGGCTGATTGGAGCAAGGTCCGTGCCGAGCTCGATGCGCTTCTGCCCTACGCGGCGGACCTCCCTGCCTTCCAGGAACTCCAGCCGGCCCAGAAGGCGCTCACCCAAGACGACGGCTGGAAAACGTTCTTCTTCTACGCCTACGGTCTCAAGGCGCGGGGGAATTGCCGCCGCTGTCCGGAAACAACCAAGCTCCTCAAGCAGATGCCGGGCATGAAGACCGCCTTCTTCTCCATCCTCGCGCCCGGCAAGCACCTGCCGCCGCATCGTGGTCCCTGGAAGGGCGTGCTCCGCCTCCATCTCGGGCTGCTCATTCCCGAGCCGGCCGAGATGTGTGCCATCCGAGTCGGGTCGCAGACCCGTAATTGGCAGGAGGGCAAGGTGATGATCTTCGATGACACCTTCGAGCACGAGGCCTGGAACCGGACCGACGGGGTCCGGGTGATCCTTTTCGTCGACATCATGCGGCCGATGCGTTTCCCGGCGAATATCATAAACTCGGTGTTCACGTCGGTGATCGCGATGCCCTTCGTGCCTCTCACCGGCCTCGCCGGCAACTATCTTCGCTGGGAAAAACGTTTCGAGGCCCTCGTCAACCAGGGCGCCCCGGCGAAGTAG